In Thalassospira sp. TSL5-1, one DNA window encodes the following:
- the purU gene encoding formyltetrahydrofolate deformylase produces the protein MSELSKTFILTITCPDTFGIVASVTSFLADEGAFVTKLEQFGDPESKRFFMRVKFDAGRALRTEAEFVEKFTPIGERFSMDWKLHDYFRKPRVILMVSKFGHCLHDILHRVASNNLGIEIPAVVSNHEDMRGIVEWNGIPYYHLPVDRDNKHAQETKLLDLVGEHKADLVGLARYMQVLSTDLCRELEGRCINIHHSFLPSFKGAKPYHQAHKRGVKLIGGTAHYVTADLDEGPIIHQAVERVDHTMTAEDMVEIGRDIESVVFSRAIQMHCEHRVFRNGSKTVIFRR, from the coding sequence ATGTCCGAACTTTCAAAAACCTTTATCCTGACCATCACCTGCCCGGATACCTTTGGCATTGTCGCAAGTGTCACCAGCTTTCTGGCGGACGAAGGGGCGTTTGTGACCAAGCTTGAACAGTTTGGCGACCCTGAAAGCAAACGCTTTTTCATGCGGGTCAAATTTGATGCCGGGCGCGCCCTGCGCACCGAAGCCGAATTTGTCGAAAAATTCACGCCGATTGGCGAACGGTTTTCGATGGACTGGAAACTGCACGACTATTTCCGCAAGCCGCGCGTGATTTTGATGGTCTCGAAATTCGGCCACTGCCTGCACGATATTCTGCACCGGGTGGCATCGAACAATTTGGGCATTGAAATTCCCGCCGTGGTTTCCAACCACGAAGATATGCGTGGCATTGTCGAATGGAACGGCATTCCCTATTACCATCTGCCGGTTGATCGCGATAACAAACACGCCCAGGAAACCAAACTTCTGGACCTTGTGGGCGAACACAAGGCAGATCTGGTCGGGCTTGCGCGTTATATGCAGGTTCTTTCAACCGATCTATGTCGGGAACTGGAAGGGCGTTGCATCAATATCCACCATTCCTTCCTGCCCAGCTTCAAAGGGGCAAAGCCCTATCATCAGGCGCACAAGCGCGGAGTGAAACTGATTGGCGGCACGGCACATTATGTTACCGCCGACCTTGACGAAGGCCCGATCATCCATCAGGCGGTGGAACGGGTGGATCACACCATGACCGCTGAGGATATGGTGGAAATCGGCCGGGATATTGAATCGGTCGTGTTTTCACGCGCCATTCAGATGCACTGCGAACACCGTGTCTTTCGCAACGGCAGTAAAACGGTTATTTTCCGGCGATAG
- a CDS encoding sensor domain-containing diguanylate cyclase, producing the protein MPGKKLHFALILCILLGIGFLTTSFVSFYVARDSLQEQIAESTLPLTSDNIYSEIQRDLLQPIFISSLMAHDTFFRDWTLNGEKNTQQVTRYLSEIQKRYGTVTAFFVSDKSRNYYHTDGIIKQVSPDDPDDAWYFHSKNMKDTYEINVDHDTADRSRLTIFVNYQVRDYEGKVIGVTGVGLAVNSVTNLIETYQKRYGRTIYFSDRQGNITLHGSDFGNDKTLQAHKSISPLATQILTSPGTSLSYNDGTETIFVNSRLVPEFNWLLLVEQHEQIGDQRIENTLLINIAISLFITLLVGFTAYFTIRGYQKRLEELASFDKLTSACNRQVFDLVFEKVTKACRRRKEQLAMICLDLDQFKEINDTYGHPGGDTALREVATMIRSQISDEDTLCRWGGDEFVVLLPGRDRSNAMQTARRIADMIRQNGVRFGRENISLTISAGVTEYRDSETLSSIINRVDQALYSSKNAGRDQISQA; encoded by the coding sequence GTGCCGGGAAAGAAGCTACATTTTGCCCTGATTCTTTGTATCCTTTTGGGAATAGGGTTCCTTACAACAAGCTTTGTCAGTTTTTATGTCGCACGGGATTCCCTGCAAGAACAAATCGCCGAGAGTACATTGCCGCTTACCAGCGACAATATCTATTCGGAAATCCAGCGCGACCTGTTGCAGCCGATCTTCATTTCATCGCTGATGGCGCACGATACGTTTTTCCGTGACTGGACCCTGAATGGCGAAAAAAACACACAACAGGTCACGCGCTATTTAAGCGAAATCCAGAAACGTTATGGCACAGTAACCGCGTTTTTTGTTTCGGACAAAAGCCGGAACTATTACCACACGGACGGCATTATAAAGCAGGTCTCGCCCGACGACCCTGATGATGCGTGGTATTTTCATTCCAAAAACATGAAAGACACCTATGAAATCAATGTCGATCACGACACGGCCGACCGCTCAAGGCTGACGATTTTTGTCAATTATCAGGTGCGCGATTACGAAGGCAAAGTCATTGGCGTGACCGGGGTGGGACTGGCCGTCAATTCCGTGACCAACCTGATCGAGACCTATCAAAAACGATATGGTCGCACGATTTATTTTTCCGACCGTCAGGGCAATATCACCCTGCATGGCAGCGATTTTGGCAATGACAAAACCCTTCAGGCTCATAAAAGCATCAGCCCGCTGGCAACCCAGATTTTAACCTCGCCGGGAACATCGCTGAGTTACAATGACGGTACAGAAACCATTTTCGTCAATAGTCGCCTGGTACCGGAATTCAACTGGCTGCTGCTGGTCGAACAGCACGAACAAATCGGCGACCAGCGCATTGAAAATACCCTGCTGATCAATATCGCGATTTCGCTGTTCATTACATTGCTGGTTGGCTTTACCGCCTATTTTACCATACGCGGCTATCAAAAACGGCTGGAAGAACTGGCATCGTTTGACAAGCTGACATCGGCGTGCAACCGCCAGGTTTTTGACCTGGTGTTTGAGAAAGTCACCAAGGCTTGCCGTCGTCGCAAAGAACAGCTTGCCATGATCTGCCTGGACCTGGACCAATTTAAGGAAATCAACGATACCTACGGGCATCCGGGTGGCGATACCGCCCTGCGCGAGGTCGCGACAATGATCAGAAGCCAGATTTCCGATGAAGATACGCTGTGCCGCTGGGGCGGGGATGAATTTGTTGTTTTGCTGCCCGGCCGTGACCGCAGCAATGCGATGCAAACCGCACGGCGCATTGCCGATATGATCCGCCAAAACGGCGTTCGCTTTGGCCGCGAAAACATCTCGCTGACCATTAGCGCCGGTGTAACCGAATATCGCGACAGCGAAACACTGTCATCGATCATCAACCGGGTGGACCAGGCGCTTTACAGTTCCAAAAATGCCGGGCGCGACCAGATTTCGCAGGCGTAA